A single genomic interval of Aegicerativicinus sediminis harbors:
- the thrS gene encoding threonine--tRNA ligase codes for MIHITLPDGSVKNFEAGVTPMDVAKDISEGFARNVISAKFNDTVVETVTPLMEDGSLILFTWNNEEGKKAFWHSSAHILAQALEELYPGIKLTIGPAIENGFYYDVDTVDHTISENDFKKIEDKMLEIARGKHDFKMHPVTKSKALALYQEQGNEYKVELIENLEDGTITFCDHSNFTDLCRGGHIPNTSIVKAVKIMSVAGAYWRGDENKPQLTRVYGISFPKQKDLTEYLNLLEEAKKRDHRKLGKELELFTFSQKVGQGLPLWLPKGAALRERLENFLKQAQKKAGYEMVVTPHIAQKELYVTSGHFAKYGEDSFKPIKTPAEGEEFMLKPMNCPHHCEIYKNRPFSYRELPKRYAEFGTVYRYEQSGELHGLTRVRGFTQDDAHIFCTPEQLDEEFKNVIDLVLYVFGSLGFENFTTQVSLRDPENPEKYIGKDEVWEKAESAIISAVEDKGLDYVIETGEAAFYGPKLDFMVKDALGRKWQLGTIQVDYNLPERFELTYKGNDNELHRPVMIHRAPFGSMERFVAILLEHTAGNFPLWLMPDQAIILSLSEKYENYAKNVLNLLENHEIRALIDNRNETIGKKIREAEMNKIPFMIIVGENEEKSGMISVRKHGGEDLGSISVADFAHLIKSEINKTLKPFNPIK; via the coding sequence ATGATACATATTACATTACCGGACGGATCGGTAAAGAACTTTGAAGCGGGTGTGACTCCGATGGATGTGGCAAAAGATATTAGCGAAGGATTTGCCCGTAACGTTATTTCAGCAAAATTTAATGATACAGTTGTTGAAACCGTAACACCTTTAATGGAAGATGGAAGCCTCATATTATTTACTTGGAACAATGAGGAAGGAAAAAAGGCGTTTTGGCACTCATCTGCACATATACTTGCACAAGCTCTTGAAGAGCTGTACCCTGGCATTAAATTAACAATAGGGCCAGCAATAGAGAATGGATTCTATTATGATGTTGATACAGTTGACCACACCATATCTGAAAACGATTTCAAGAAGATTGAGGATAAAATGTTGGAGATAGCAAGAGGAAAGCATGATTTCAAAATGCATCCGGTTACTAAAAGCAAGGCATTAGCACTATATCAGGAACAAGGAAATGAATATAAAGTAGAACTGATAGAGAATCTTGAGGACGGTACCATTACCTTTTGCGACCATTCCAATTTTACTGATTTATGTAGAGGTGGACATATTCCAAACACGAGTATTGTTAAGGCGGTTAAAATTATGTCCGTTGCTGGAGCGTACTGGCGCGGTGATGAAAACAAACCTCAACTTACAAGAGTTTATGGAATTTCGTTCCCAAAACAAAAGGATCTTACTGAGTATTTAAATTTATTAGAAGAGGCTAAGAAACGAGACCACCGTAAATTAGGAAAGGAACTTGAACTTTTTACATTTTCACAAAAAGTGGGTCAGGGTCTTCCGCTATGGCTACCTAAAGGGGCAGCCCTTCGAGAAAGGTTGGAGAACTTTTTAAAACAAGCCCAGAAAAAGGCTGGTTATGAAATGGTAGTTACACCCCATATAGCACAAAAGGAGCTTTATGTTACTTCCGGACATTTTGCCAAATACGGAGAAGACAGTTTTAAACCAATTAAAACTCCAGCAGAAGGTGAGGAATTTATGCTCAAACCTATGAACTGCCCCCATCATTGTGAGATTTATAAAAACAGACCTTTTTCTTACCGCGAATTACCAAAGCGCTATGCGGAATTTGGAACAGTATATAGATATGAACAAAGTGGAGAGCTTCATGGTCTTACCAGAGTTAGAGGTTTTACCCAAGATGATGCACATATATTCTGCACACCAGAACAGTTAGATGAAGAGTTTAAAAATGTAATCGACCTTGTATTATACGTTTTTGGATCCCTAGGATTCGAGAATTTCACTACACAGGTTTCTTTGCGAGACCCAGAAAATCCTGAAAAGTATATTGGTAAAGATGAAGTTTGGGAAAAGGCTGAAAGTGCCATCATATCAGCAGTTGAAGATAAAGGTCTTGATTATGTAATTGAAACTGGTGAAGCAGCATTTTATGGCCCAAAGCTAGATTTTATGGTGAAAGATGCTTTGGGACGTAAATGGCAACTAGGAACTATACAAGTTGATTACAATCTACCTGAAAGATTTGAATTAACTTACAAAGGCAATGATAATGAATTGCATCGCCCTGTAATGATCCACAGAGCACCCTTTGGAAGCATGGAAAGATTCGTGGCAATACTTTTGGAACATACAGCCGGAAATTTCCCGCTTTGGCTGATGCCAGACCAGGCTATTATACTGTCTCTAAGTGAGAAATACGAAAATTACGCCAAAAATGTTTTAAATTTGTTAGAAAATCACGAAATTCGCGCCCTCATTGATAATAGGAACGAAACCATAGGAAAAAAGATTCGTGAGGCGGAAATGAATAAAATTCCTTTCATGATTATTGTCGGCGAAAATGAGGAGAAATCTGGTATGATTTCTGTAAGGAAACATGGGGGCGAAGATTTAGGATCAATTAGTGTAGCTGATTTTGCGCATTTAATTAAGTCTGAAATCAATAAAACCTTAAAACCTTTTAACCCAATAAAATAA
- the infC gene encoding translation initiation factor IF-3: MALRKFSSPRHVKEEQHRINSKIRAEKVRVVGDNVEQGIYPTKKALELADEQGLDLVEISPKADPPVCKVMDYKKFLYEQKKREKVLKAKATKVVIKEIRFGPQTDDHDYDFKKKHAEKFLKDGAKLKAFVFFKGRSIVFKDQGQILLLRLAQDLEDYGKVEQMPKLEGKRMTMVMAPKKTK; the protein is encoded by the coding sequence ATAGCATTAAGAAAATTTTCCTCACCTAGACATGTCAAAGAGGAACAACACAGAATTAATTCAAAAATTAGAGCCGAAAAGGTAAGAGTTGTCGGCGACAATGTAGAACAAGGTATTTATCCTACAAAAAAGGCCTTAGAGTTGGCTGATGAACAAGGATTGGATCTTGTAGAGATTTCACCAAAAGCTGATCCGCCAGTTTGTAAAGTAATGGATTATAAGAAATTCCTTTACGAACAGAAAAAACGTGAAAAGGTACTTAAAGCGAAAGCAACAAAGGTTGTAATCAAGGAAATTAGGTTTGGACCACAAACGGATGACCATGATTATGACTTTAAGAAAAAGCACGCTGAGAAATTTTTAAAAGATGGTGCCAAATTAAAAGCATTTGTATTCTTCAAAGGAAGATCAATTGTTTTTAAAGATCAAGGTCAAATTTTATTATTAAGATTGGCCCAAGATTTGGAAGATTACGGAAAGGTAGAACAGATGCCAAAATTAGAAGGTAAGCGTATGACTATGGTCATGGCTCCTAAGAAAACGAAATAA